One segment of Chionomys nivalis chromosome 3, mChiNiv1.1, whole genome shotgun sequence DNA contains the following:
- the LOC130871287 gene encoding 60S ribosomal protein L37-like, protein MTTGTSSFGKHGNKTHMLCRRCGSKVYHLRKSTCGKCGYPAKHKRKYNWSAKAKRRNTTGTGRMRHLKIVYQRFRHGSREGTTPKPKRAAVVTFSSF, encoded by the coding sequence ATGACGACAGGAACGTCATCCTTCGGAAAGCATGGCAACAAGACACACATGTTGTGCCGCCGCTGTGGCTCTAAGGTCTACCACCTTCGGAAGTCTACCTGTGGCAAATGCGGTTACCCTGCCAAGCACAAGAGAAAGTATAACTGGAGTGCCAAGGCTAAGAGACGAAACACTACCGGGACTGGGCGGATGAGGCACCTAAAAATTGTTTACCAAAGATTCAGACATGGATCCCGTGAAGGGACAACCCCTAAACCCAAGAGGGCAGCTGTTGTAACATTCAgttcattttga